Within the Kribbella aluminosa genome, the region TCCGGCTGGGACACCATCGCGGTCCCGGGCCACTGGCAGCTGAACGGCTACGGCAAGCCGGCGTACACGAACGTGGTGTACCCGTTCCCGCTGGAGCCGCCGTACGTGCCGACCGACAACCCGACCGGGGACTACGTCCGCACCGTCACGGTGCCGGCCGACTTCGCGGGCGCCCGGATCGTGCTCCGGTTCGAGGGCGTGGACTCGCGGTTCGCGGTGTACGTGAACGGTTCGTACGTCGGCTGGTCGTCGGGTTCCCGGCTCGTCAGCGAGTTCGACCTGACCGACCTGGTTGCCCCCGGCAAGGACGCGCAGCTCGCCGTTCGCGTGCACCAGTGGTCGACCGGCAGTTACGTCGAGGACCAGGACATGTGGTGGCTGTCCGGGATCTTCCGTGAGGTGAACCTGCTCGCGCTGCGCCCGGACGCGCCGACCGACGTGTTCGTGAAGGCGGCCTGGGACCACGTCGACGGCGTCGGCACACTGCTCGTCGAGTCCGACGTACCGGGAACCGTGTCGGTGCCGGAGCTCGGGCTGGAGCTGGCGACCGGTGCGCACACGCGGGTCGAGGGCGTGCAGCCGTGGAGCGCCGAGGTGCCTCGGCTGTACGACGCCGTCCTGCGGACCGCCGGCGGCGAGGTACGGCTGCGGATCGGGTTCCGAACGGTCGCGATCGTCGACGGGATCTTCACCGTCAACGGCAACCGGGTGCTGTTCAAGGGCGTCAACCGGCACGAGTTCCACCCGGACCGCGGTCGGACGCTGACCGAGCAGGACATGCTCGACGACGTACTGATCATGAAGCGGGCCGGGATCAACGCGGTCCGCACCAGCCACTACCCGCCGCATCCGCATTTCCTGTCGCTGTGCGATGAGTACGGGTTGTATGTCATCGACGAGTGCGACCTGGAGTCGCACGGGTTCGGGTACGAGCCGCAGCCGCCGAAGCTGCCGAACCCGGTGATGGACCCGCGCTTCCGCGACGACCTGGTCGACCGGATGCGGCGTACCGTGCACCGGGACAAGAACCACCCGTCGATCGTGATCTGGTCGCTCGGCAACGAGTGCGGGATGGGCTCGAACCTGAAGGACATGTACGACGCGGCGAAGGAGCTCGACCCGTCGCGGCCGGTGCACTACGAGCGCGACACCGAGGCCGAGTTCGTCGACATCTACTCGCGGATGTACACCTCGCCGGAGGGGTGCGCGGAGATCGGGGCCGACAGCAACCTTTACCGGAACCTGCCGTTCATCCTCTGCGAGTACGGGCACGCGATGGGGAACGGGCCGGGTGGGCTGCTCGACTACCGCGAGGTGTTCGAGAAGTATCCGCGGTGTCAGGGTGGGTTCATCTGGGAGTTCATCGACCACGGTCTGCGGACGACGATCGACGGGCGCGAGGTGTACGCGTACGGCGGTGACTTCGGCGAGACGATCCACGACGGGAACTTCGTCTGCGACGGGTTGCTGTTCCCGGACCGGACGCCGTCGCCGGGCATGCACGAGTACGTGAAGGTGATCGAGCCGCTGCGAATCGTTGCCGATGGCAACCGGGTGTCCATCACCAACCTGTACGAGGTGCTGGACACCGGCCACCTGACCTTCACCACGCGGACCGAGGCGGAGGGTGAGCTCGTCGGCGCCGGGAACCTCCCGGTGCCGGTGATCGCGCCGGGCGAGACTGTGTCGGTCGAGCTGCCGCCGGGGATCCTGAAGCAGAGCGAGCGCACGGAGGCCTGGCTGACGGTCACGGCCGAGCTGACCGAGGCGACCCCGTGGGCCGAAGCCGGTCACCGCATCGCCTGGGGCCAGCTCCGCCTGGACGAGCCGACCGCGACCGAGGTGGTTGCGGGTGGCGCGCCGGCTGAGGGTGTTGCTGGGGTGGACGGGATCAGTGTCGCTGGGCTGCGGAATGTGCGGCTGGATGTGTGGCGGGCGCCGATCGACAACGACACCAACCCGGGGGTCGCGGCCAAGTGGCGTGAGGAAGGGCTGCATCGGGTGCAGCACCGGATCGTGTCGCAGGGGGAGCGCGACGGTGCCTGGGAGGTCGTCACCCGGACGGCGCCGCCGCAGTTGCAGTGGGGTCTGCGCAGTACCTGGCGCTGGACCGCCGTCGACGGTGCCGTCGTACTCGAGCTGAGCGTCGTACCGGAAGGCCTGATCCCGGAGGTGCTGCCGCGGCTCGGCATCACGTTCGACCTGCCGAAGGCCGAGCGGGTCGAGTGGTTCGGCACCGGCCCGAACGAGGCGTACGTCGACACCCGGGCGGCCGCCGCGGTCGGGAAGTACTCCGCCACGGTCGCCGAGCTGCAGACGCCGTACGTCCGCCCGCAGGAGAACGGCCAGCGCATCGACACCCGCTGGGCCACGATCGACGGCCTGCGCATCGAGGCGGTCGGCGAACTCTTCGGTCTCACCGTCCGCGACTGGACGACCCACGACCTGGAAACCGCCCACCACGCAGCGGAGCTGGTCCCTGGTGACACCACCTACGTCACCCTCGACATCGCTCAGACCGGCGTCGGCACCGCAGCCTGCGGCCCCGCCCTCCCGGACCGCGACAAGCTGAAGACGGCCCCCGCCACCCTCACCCTCCGCTTTACGGGGTGAAGGCGGACCGCCACGCAGGCAGAACTGCCGGTTTCGCGCGATAAACGCGCCACCTACCCCACTTCTGCCTGCGTGGACGTCCACTCAGCCCAGCTGGCCCCAGGACGGGTCAGATGGTGATTGTTGGGCGGGGGTGGGTGCGGGTGGCTGGAGGGCGGTAGGCGTGCCAGGCCTGGGTGAGGCGGTGGACGGCTTCGGTGAGGTCTGGGGGGCGGGCGCGGAAGTGTAGGCGGAGGTGGGAGTCGCTGGTGCCGGTGATGTCGAGGCCGGCGCCGGGGAGGATGGCTAGGCCGTGACGTAGGGCGGTTTGGGCGAAGGAGTTGCCGTCGCCGTACGGGAGGCGGACCCAGAGGCATTGGCCGCCTCTGACCGGTGGGATGTCCCAGGTGGGGAGGGCTTGGGTGAGTTGCGCGTGCAGGTGGTCGTGGCGGGCCTTGAGGGTGTGGTGCAGCTCAGGGGCGTCCAGGAGCGGCAACAGATGTACTGCGGCCAGTTGAGTGGGCACGTTGCCGCCCAGATCGTGTACGGCGCGAAGACGGGCCAGCCGGTTGATCAGGGGCGGTGCCGCACGTACCCAGCCGATCCGGAGGCCGCCCCAGATGCTCTTGCTGAGTGAGCCGATCGAGGTCACCGCGTCGCCGTACGCCGCCATCGGTGTGACCACAGGCTCACCCGGGAACGCGAGATCAGCAGGGACCTCGTCCTCGATCACGGGCACACCCGCACTCGCCAGCCGCTGTCGTGCGAGCGCCGACAGCACCGAACCGGTGGGGTTGTGGTACGTCGGTATCACGTAGGCCACCGCCGGACGCCGCTCCCGGACCGCCGGCTGGAACCCCTCCAGCCCAACCGGCAGCCCCCGCAGCACGGCGCCCTCCTGCCGGAACACCTCCAGCGCTCCTGGGTACGTCGGCGCCTCCACAATCACCTGGTCCCCCGGCGACACCAGCGCGTGCGCCAGCAACGAGAGGGCTTGCTGGCCGCCGTTCGTGACCAGGATCTGCTCGGACCGCGTTGGCACCCCGCGGGACGTGTAGCGGTCGGCCAGCGCGTGCCGTAGCGACGGATACCCGTACGGGTAGTACCCGATGTCGTTGTCGACGTACGCCAGCTCCGGCGCGATCCGCGCGAACGCCTCCGCCAGCTGTGGCGGCGGATCCCCCGGCGCAGCACAGACGGCCAGCAGGACGTCGTCGTCCCGGGCCTCCAGCGAGTCCAGGAAGAGCGGGTCGACCGGTGCGTCCTCCACCTGCTCGCCGTTCGGTACGCCGGCCACGTGCGTGCCGCTGCCCTGGCGCCGGGTGATCCGCCCTTCGGCCCGGAGCAGGTCGTACGCAGCGACCACCGTCGTACGGCCGACCGCCAGCGCAGCCGCGAGGACACGGTCCGGCGGCAGCAGTACGCCGGGCGGGAGCTCGCCGTCGTCGATCAGCTGCCGCA harbors:
- a CDS encoding glycoside hydrolase family 2 TIM barrel-domain containing protein, with product MTHYVEDFASGANVLPPRSWLDDDSGRLPLGGDWSFRLSPSVADAPDDLKDPDTSGWDTIAVPGHWQLNGYGKPAYTNVVYPFPLEPPYVPTDNPTGDYVRTVTVPADFAGARIVLRFEGVDSRFAVYVNGSYVGWSSGSRLVSEFDLTDLVAPGKDAQLAVRVHQWSTGSYVEDQDMWWLSGIFREVNLLALRPDAPTDVFVKAAWDHVDGVGTLLVESDVPGTVSVPELGLELATGAHTRVEGVQPWSAEVPRLYDAVLRTAGGEVRLRIGFRTVAIVDGIFTVNGNRVLFKGVNRHEFHPDRGRTLTEQDMLDDVLIMKRAGINAVRTSHYPPHPHFLSLCDEYGLYVIDECDLESHGFGYEPQPPKLPNPVMDPRFRDDLVDRMRRTVHRDKNHPSIVIWSLGNECGMGSNLKDMYDAAKELDPSRPVHYERDTEAEFVDIYSRMYTSPEGCAEIGADSNLYRNLPFILCEYGHAMGNGPGGLLDYREVFEKYPRCQGGFIWEFIDHGLRTTIDGREVYAYGGDFGETIHDGNFVCDGLLFPDRTPSPGMHEYVKVIEPLRIVADGNRVSITNLYEVLDTGHLTFTTRTEAEGELVGAGNLPVPVIAPGETVSVELPPGILKQSERTEAWLTVTAELTEATPWAEAGHRIAWGQLRLDEPTATEVVAGGAPAEGVAGVDGISVAGLRNVRLDVWRAPIDNDTNPGVAAKWREEGLHRVQHRIVSQGERDGAWEVVTRTAPPQLQWGLRSTWRWTAVDGAVVLELSVVPEGLIPEVLPRLGITFDLPKAERVEWFGTGPNEAYVDTRAAAAVGKYSATVAELQTPYVRPQENGQRIDTRWATIDGLRIEAVGELFGLTVRDWTTHDLETAHHAAELVPGDTTYVTLDIAQTGVGTAACGPALPDRDKLKTAPATLTLRFTG
- a CDS encoding aminotransferase-like domain-containing protein; protein product: MADRLGRWSSGRGPLYLLLASRLRQLIDDGELPPGVLLPPDRVLAAALAVGRTTVVAAYDLLRAEGRITRRQGSGTHVAGVPNGEQVEDAPVDPLFLDSLEARDDDVLLAVCAAPGDPPPQLAEAFARIAPELAYVDNDIGYYPYGYPSLRHALADRYTSRGVPTRSEQILVTNGGQQALSLLAHALVSPGDQVIVEAPTYPGALEVFRQEGAVLRGLPVGLEGFQPAVRERRPAVAYVIPTYHNPTGSVLSALARQRLASAGVPVIEDEVPADLAFPGEPVVTPMAAYGDAVTSIGSLSKSIWGGLRIGWVRAAPPLINRLARLRAVHDLGGNVPTQLAAVHLLPLLDAPELHHTLKARHDHLHAQLTQALPTWDIPPVRGGQCLWVRLPYGDGNSFAQTALRHGLAILPGAGLDITGTSDSHLRLHFRARPPDLTEAVHRLTQAWHAYRPPATRTHPRPTITI